The following nucleotide sequence is from Drosophila kikkawai strain 14028-0561.14 chromosome 2L, DkikHiC1v2, whole genome shotgun sequence.
caattttaaatctataaaaatgaACAACGGAGGAGAGTTGGCGGTTTGGGACGCACGGCCGAATCCTGTTCCTGAATTTGGCTTCTTTCGTAAGCAGGATGAGCTGATGATTATGCTGCCGGAAGTGTCCAAGCTTCACGAGATCTTCGACATGTTTGTGATGTTTGGAAAGGATGCGGGCGCTGGTAAatcaaaattgtaaaaataaccATCTTTCTTATTATTAGCCTTGCATTTCTTTGATCTCAAACAGATGCATCCCGCATAAGCCTTTCGGATATGGCCGACTGTCTACGCTCCATGGGCGTTAACCTCAGTGACCAGTGGCTCGCCGCTCGCCTGGATGAGCAGATGCACCGCCGCCAGGCTCTGGGTCTTCTGGGAGCGCCAGTGAGTCAAAGGGTGTCCTTTGAGTTGGTGCTCAGTCTTTACTGCCAGCTGGCCGATCGGAACGAAGGACCCTCGTCGGAGGAGGTGATGAGTGCCCTGCGCACTTTGGATCCGAACAATACAGGAAAGCTCTCCTGCACCGAGCTGCGCCGCCTGCTAATCAGCATGGGAGAGCGGCTCGAAGAGTCGGAGGTCATTGGCCTGCTGGATCGCGTGTCGGACATCGATGGTAACGTGCAATACGAGAAGCTGGTGCTCGACATGTTTGGCATGGACGGCGGGTCGGAGGAGACGCGGAACCAGGCCAAGATCTACTTGCAGGCCATTGGCCGCAATGCCATTGATATGGACATGGCCAAGCGGGATGAGTTCATTGATGCCTTAAGGCGCGCGGACCCGCTAAACAGCGGCTACATCGAGCTCCCACGTCTTTTGACACTGGTAAACCGAAGAAGGAAGTGTTTTACCTTGGACGAGCTACAGGTGCTCACCGAGGGTATGGAGGACACCAAATACTGTCGCGGCATCAACTATCGTCGCTTTTTGCGCTCAATTATGAATGAGTGAGCCTAAACTAACATTGGTtggattaaatatataaatataaacagaaCAAACAATAGAACTTTTGATGCTGATAGATAGGGGGAATGGCGGcttcagtaaataaaatatatagagtcTAAAAGGAATCCCTTACTGAATTGTAAGCTTCTTAAAAAATTCGAATACCCCGCAagggtaaaataaataaacaactcATTTAACTAATCAGCTTTTATTTCGACAacgcttgttttttttacagTTAAATCTAAGATCTACGCAATCCGATTAAAATTAGACTAAGGTTCTCTCCGCTCGCTGCCTCCGATTGCTGTTGTAATTAATACTCGTGGCCACAAAATTACAATATCCTTGCTTAGGTACACGCGCTTGTTTCTTGGCTAGTTACGttttaaaaaacaactaaatttaaaaattaaagcagaCTTTGGTGTTGACTGTTAGTTTCCATCTGTGGTTCTTTGGATATGCGTGGGATCGGAttgaaagaaatatatagCTAACTAAACAAACAACCTATACACAATCCTTATGGTCGGCTGGGTAGTTAGTGGACCATGGGAGTCCCAAGTATCATAGATTTTGACTTGTGctgaaaaaatacaattactctctctttctctctctgtggtGCATAAAAAGTGTTAAAAACGTTCTTTAGAGATTTACAAATTTTGCCTGTGGAATAGAAAAGGCAAAGCATTAATATAAAGCGATTCGATAGCTGGTAAACTCAGTAACTCATTTAACACTGGTTACAAAAACCCAATAATCGTGCCGAACAActtaaaattgcaaaatgtaTAAAACTTGGATTTTCCATACGTACTCTGCCGATTTGTAGCTGCCAATAATTTCGAATGTATAAGTAGTATGAATGAGAAACACTTTTCGAGTGGTATGTACAAATTGTTCatattttatcatatttatttgtaacaaATCCAATTATCTTCAACAATTATGACACTTTTAGTTTTggttcttttgtttttgtttcttcaCCTAAGACACATAAACACTTTAAACAATTATGGGGAAAAATATTGCAATGGAAAACAGTAATTAGCAGGTAAAAAAGAGATATGAAAAGCGACTTGTCTGACTTGAGGCATATATATAGGTCGTATATAGCTATATATGCCTTTTTATGGATGAAGATGACTGGTCTTGACTTGATCTATGCGGGTAGAGTAGTAGTATTTACAATATACATTTGACTGATCTGGTTTGGGTGTAACACAGTTTAGAGTTTTGGCGACGGCATGATGGACGTGTCCCTATGAAaagtataatataaaaaagaagagaagaaAACAAATATGTTATGGATGAAAAATAATCAATTTGAACTTGAAAATTTGCAATGACTACGGCTGAAATATGGCTGAATAATAATTGGGTATGAAATGGATTTTGATGAGGATTTTGGATTGGTAATCACAATTTTGAAAGAAGATACAATAATTTTGAGAAATTTTGAATTTCGCTTCGAGTTTTATTATTCAGCATTTTgtattaaagttaaaattaagcTACGTTTGGTTAGGAAACGGGAGCagtaaattaacataaaataaaacattccaaaattaaaattaaagaaacagAAGGTGCACAAACTAAGGTTAGGGAAAACtataaacttataaatataaaaactaagaaaagaATTATTAAATCAAAGGCAAACAGTGAGAAGACAAAGCAGAGCACTTTTCGGGGGAGTTTCGGGATAACAGGATAGCGGGATAACGGGACATACGGGCGCAAACGAGATAAAACGAACGCGAACAAAACACTTACATATGCTCGGGGTGATTGCGTATGCAATCGATTAAATCTTTAGGCTTAAGCTGATTTGTGCATATTTTGTGGATAGCCGTGAACAGGGGGAATCTGTAATATAAAGAAAGATTagttaatatttctttaaaatgattattatttgtaGATGCCATACTTATCCTCCAGTCCCTTGTTCTTCAGCATGTAGTTCACCTCCTCGGCAGTGGGTGGTCCCTGCAGCTTCTGCCCGTTGAGCATctccttctccagctcctcAATGGTCTTGCCGGAAGTCACAAAAGCCTCAGAGACGCGACGGTTGCGGCCACCTGTTGAAATAGGAATTTTATTTAGTAATACCACAAACTATGGTAAATAAACCTCAGCTGAAGGCAGTTAGTAATTcaatctttgttttgtttacaactTGACATGCTACCGGTTTCCGATTATTTGTAAACattgtttgtttaattaatttgcaagtTCATTTTGAGACCACTTTGTGACTTTGCAAAGGTACGAAATAATAAGGAaatgtttgtttataaaatttacaagTTGTTTTCATGACAACTTTGTgacttttttaaagaaaacatttgtttataaaattttgaattgtttttatCACAACTTTGCGACTCTATAAAGCCATTAGGTTG
It contains:
- the LOC108074206 gene encoding myosin light chain 4 produces the protein MNNGGELAVWDARPNPVPEFGFFRKQDELMIMLPEVSKLHEIFDMFVMFGKDAGADASRISLSDMADCLRSMGVNLSDQWLAARLDEQMHRRQALGLLGAPVSQRVSFELVLSLYCQLADRNEGPSSEEVMSALRTLDPNNTGKLSCTELRRLLISMGERLEESEVIGLLDRVSDIDGNVQYEKLVLDMFGMDGGSEETRNQAKIYLQAIGRNAIDMDMAKRDEFIDALRRADPLNSGYIELPRLLTLVNRRRKCFTLDELQVLTEGMEDTKYCRGINYRRFLRSIMNE